From one Triticum urartu cultivar G1812 chromosome 3, Tu2.1, whole genome shotgun sequence genomic stretch:
- the LOC125545448 gene encoding amino acid permease 6-like produces MDKHAAADAAAAAAAAEDVETGEHERKGTVWTATAHIVTAVIGSGVLALAWSVAQLGWVAGPLALVGFACVTYYTSTLLANAYRAPDPVTGARNHTYTDAVRSYLSPREVFMCGIAQYGNLWGTMVGYTITATISMVAIRRSDCVHENGQGARCDAPGTVLMLAFTVVQVVLSQFPGLEHITWLSVVAAVMSFAYSFIGLALSVTEWASHGLRPDGRIAGATAASSSKKTWDVLLALGNIAFAYTFAEVLIEIQDTLKSPPSEHKTMKKAAMYGIGATTIFYISVGCAGYAAFGSDAPGNILTAPGLGPFWLVDIANMCLILHLIGAYQVYAQPIFATAERWIVSRWPDTKFISSAYTVSIPLMQRGSVTVAPYKLVLRTVIVIATTVVAMMIPFFNAVLGLLGAFSFWPLTVYFPISMHIAQGKITKGTKWYLLQGLSMVCLMISVAVGIGSVSDIVDSLKVSTPFKTVS; encoded by the exons ATGGACAAGcacgccgccgccgacgccgccgccgccgcagcagcAGCAGAGGACGTCGAGACGGGCGAGCACGAGCGCAAAG GGACGGTATGGACGGCGACGGCGCACATTGTGACGGCGGTGATCGGCTCCGGCGTGCTGGCGCTGGCGTGGAGCGTGGCGCAGCTGGGGTGGGTGGCCGGGCCGCTCGCGCTGGTGGGCTTCGCGTGCGTCACCTACTACACCTCCACGCTGCTCGCCAACGCCTACCGCGCGCCCGACCCCGTCACCGGCGCCCGGAACCACACCTACACCGACGCCGTCCGATCCTACCTCA GTCCCAGAGAGGTGTTCATGTGCGGGATCGCCCAGTACGGCAACCTGTGGGGCACCATGGTCGGCTACACCATCACCGCCACCATCAGCATGGT TGCGATCAGGAGGTCGGACTGCGTGCACGAGAACGGCCAGGGCGCGCGCTGCGACGCGCCGGGCACCGTGCTCATGCTCGCCTTCACCGTGGTCCAGGTGGTGCTGTCCCAGTTCCCCGGCCTGGAGCACATCACGTGGCTGTCGGTCGTCGCGGCGGTCATGTCGTTCGCCTACTCCTTCATCGGGCTCGCGCTCTCGGTGACGGAGTGGGCGTCGCACGGCCTCCGGCCCGACGGGAGGATCGCAGGCGCCACCGCGGCGTCGTCCAGCAAGAAGACGTGGGACGTGCTCCTTGCCCTTGGGAACATTGCCTTTGCCTACACTTTCGCAGAAGTGCTCATTGAGATCCAG GATACACTGAAGTCCCCACCATCTGAGCACAAGACCATGAAGAAGGCAGCAATGTATGGAATCGGAGCCACCACCATATTCTACATCTCCGTTGGCTGCGCCGGATATGCCGCATTTGGTTCAGATGCTCCCGGCAACATCCTTACGGCCCCCGGATTAGGGCCATTCTGGCTCGTCGACATCGCCAACATGTGCCTCATCCTCCACCTTATTGGGGCATATCAG GTCTATGCACAGCCCATATTCGCTACAGCAGAGAGGTGGATTGTCTCCAGGTGGCCAGACACCAAGTTCATCAGCAGCGCATACACCGTCAGCATCCCGCTCATGCAGCGAGGCTCGGTGACCGTCGCGCCCTACAAGCTCGTCCTACGGACGGTCATAGTTATTGCAACAACTGTGGTGGCAATGATGATACCGTTCTTCAACGCGGTGCTAGGGCTCCTCGGCGCGTTCAGCTTCTGGCCGCTAACCGTGTACTTCCCCATAAGCATGCACATTGCCCAGGGGAAGATCACCAAGGGGACCAAGTGGTATCTCCTGCAAGGTTTGAGCATGGTCTGCCTGATGATCTCAGTGGCAGTGGGGATAGGCTCTGTGAGCGACATCGTGGATAGCCTGAAGGTCTCCACCCCTTTCAAAACTGTCAGCTAG
- the LOC125545447 gene encoding receptor protein-tyrosine kinase CEPR2-like codes for MSTSPLQIYFWCILLFANVGISTSLRLEKDALLDIKIHLQDPQNYMSNWDESHSPCQFHGVTCHEISGEVTGVSLSNASLSGTISPSFSVLHQLHTLDLSANSISGIIPAALTNCTNLQVLNLSMNSLTGQLPDLSSLLKLQVLDLSTNGFSGAFPVWISKLSGLTELGLGENSFDEGGVPESIGLLKNLTWLFLGQCNLRGEIPASVFDLESLGTLDFSRNQMTGVFPKAISNLRNLWKIELYQNNLTGEIPPELVHLTLLSEFDVSHNQLTGVLPKEIARLKNLKIFHVYRNNFYGELPEGLGNWEFLESFSTYENQFSGNFPANLGRFSPLNTIDISENYFTGEFPKFLCQSDKLQFLLALSNNFSGEFPTSYSSCKTLERFRVSQNQFSGSIPHGIWGLPNAVIIDVADNGFIGGISSDIGISATLTQLLVQNNNFSSELPMELGNLPQLKKLVASNNRFSGQIPAHIGNLKQLSYLHLEQNALEGSIPPEIGLCDSLVDLDLAENSLSGQIPDTVGSLLILDSLNLSHNMISGEIPDALQSLRPTYVDFSHNNLSGPIPPQLLMIAGDDAFSENSDLCVTATSEGWRQSGTSLRPCQWIDNHHSFSRRRLFAVLIMVTSLVVLLSGLACLRYENNRLEDFNRKQDTESGDDSDSKWIVESFHVRGVNPSAALPVPMVT; via the coding sequence ATGTCAACCTCGCCTCTTCAGATATATTTCTGGTGCATTCTACTATTTGCCAATGTTGGGATATCTACATCTTTACGTCTGGAAAAAGACGCACTCCTCGACATCAAAATTCATTTGCAGGATCCACAGAATTACATGAGCAACTGGGATGAATCTCACTCGCCGTGCCAATTTCACGGTGTAACGTGCCATGAAATTTCTGGTGAGGTCACAGGAGTGTCACTCTCAAATGCCTCGCTGTCAGGCACAATATCACCATCATTTTCTGTTCTCCACCAGTTGCATACTTTGGACCTCAGTGCAAATTCCATCTCAGGCATTATCCCTGCTGCACTGACCAACTGCACAAATTTGCAAGTTCTTAATTTGTCAATGAACAGCTTGACAGGCCAATTGCCTGATCTTTCATCATTGCTCAAACTGCAAGTTCTTGATTTATCAACAAATGGGTTTTCTGGTGCATTTCCTGTGTGGATCAGCAAATTATCAGGCCTAACTGAATTGGGCCTAGGAGAGAACAGTTTCGATGAAGGTGGTGTTCCTGAAAGCATTGGACTCCTGAAGAATCTGACATGGCTATTCTTGGGGCAATGCAACCTTAGAGGAGAGATACCAGCTTCAGTCTTTGACTTGGAGTCACTTGGGACTCTGGACTTCTCGCGCAATCAGATGACCGGTGTGTTCCCGAAGGCGATATCCAACTTGCGCAACCTGTGGAAGATTGAGCTCTACCAGAACAACCTGACTGGTGAAATTCCTCCTGAGCTTGTACACCTGACATTGTTATCTGAATTTGATGTGTCTCATAATCAACTTACTGGTGTACTGCCCAAGGAAATTGCTAGACTGAAGAATCTTAAGATCTTCCACGTCTACAGGAACAACTTCTATGGTGAGCTTCCTGAAGGACTGGGGAACTGGGAGTTTCTTGAGTCATTTTCAACTTATGAAAATCAATTCTCAGGAAACTTTCCTGCCAACCTTGGCAGATTCTCACCACTCAATACAATTGACATATCAGAGAATTATTTTACCGGTGAATTTCCGAAGTTCCTGTGCCAAAGCGACAAACTGCAGTTCTTACTGGCTTTGAGCAACAACTTCTCAGGTGAATTCCCCACCTCCTACTCTTCTTGCAAGACTCTAGAGAGGTTTAGAGTAAGCCAAAATCAGTTCAGTGGGAGCATTCCTCATGGCATATGGGGATTGCCTAATGCTGTCATCATTGATGTTGCTGACAATGGATTTATTGGAGGAATATCTTCTGATATAGGCATTTCAGCCACCCTAACCCAGCTGCTTGTTCAGAACAACAACTTCTCTAGTGAACTTCCAATGGAGCTGGGAAATCTCCCTCAGCTGAAGAAGCTGGTTGCTTCCAACAACAGATTCTCTGGCCAAATCCCTGCACACATTGGTAACCTGAAGCAATTGTCATACCTGCATTTGGAACAGAATGCATTAGAAGGGTCAATACCACCAGAAATTGGTTTGTGCGACAGCCTAGTTGACCTTGATCTTGCAGAGAATTCTTTGTCTGGCCAAATCCCTGACACAGTTGGCTCCCTTTTGATTCTGGATTCACTCAATCTATCCCATAACATGATCTCTGGTGAAATCCCTGATGCATTGCAGTCACTGAGGCCAACCTATGTTGATTTCTCTCACAACAATTTGTCTGGACCAATCCCCCCACAGCTCCTGATGATTGCCGGAGATGATGCATTCTCTGAAAACTCTGACCTATGTGTCACTGCCACTTCAGAAGGCTGGAGGCAATCAGGCACCAGTTTACGCCCTTGCCAGTGgattgacaaccatcatagcttTTCACGGAGGCGGCTTTTTGCTGTGCTGATCATGGTGACCTCTTTGGTTGTTCTCTTATCTGGATTGGCATGTCTGAGATATGAAAATAACAGGCTTGAGGATTTCAACAGAAAGCAAGACACTGAGAGTGGTGATGACAGTGACTCAAAGTGGATTGTCGAGTCCTTCCATGTGCGAGGGGTCAATCCATCAGCTGCTTTGCCGGTACCCATGGTTACATAG